In Zingiber officinale cultivar Zhangliang chromosome 1A, Zo_v1.1, whole genome shotgun sequence, a genomic segment contains:
- the LOC122012147 gene encoding aquaporin NIP2-1-like — MASHNEIDDTDIVASESSPSPFPSPYLHLHLPPFLARKMVSEMLATFMLVFVTCGSAALSKSDPSLVSQLGASVAGGLIVTVMIYAVGHISGAHMNPAVTLAFAVSRHFPWIQVPFYMVSQISGATVASFVLREVLYPIRNLGTTTPSDTATKALVVEIVVTFCMMFVTSAVATDTRAVGELAGLAVGSSVCITSILAGPISGGSMNPARTIGPAIASRRFDSIWVYVIGPVLGTLLGSVSYEFIRLNERPTKAQFNSDCRLPSLKLRRLQSQEKANDTYCDNI, encoded by the exons ATGGCTTCCCACAATGAGATCGACGACACCGACATCGTCGCTTCCgaatcctctccctctcccttcccCTCTCCCTACCTCCATCTCCACCTCCCTCCCTTCCTTGCAAGAAAG ATGGTTTCTGAGATGCTTGCCACTTTCATGCTTGTGTTTGTCACTTGTGGCTCCGCTGCCTTGAGCAAGAGCGACCCGAGCTTGGTCTCGCAGCTCGGGGCCTCGGTCGCTGGAGGACTCATCGTCACCGTGATGATCTATGCCGTCGGACACATCTCCGGGGCACACATGAACCCCGCCGTCACCCTTGCCTTCGCCGTCTCTAGGCATTTCCCATGGATACAA GTTCCCTTTTACATGGTGTCCCAAATCTCCGGTGCCACGGTCGCGTCCTTTGTGCTCCGAGAAGTGCTATATCCGATACGAAACCTTGGAACGACGACACCGAGCGACACCGCTACGAAAGCTTTGGTCGTGGAAATCGTCGTCACGTTTTGTATGATGTTTGTAACATCTGCGGTAGCAACTGATACCAGGGCT GTGGGAGAGTTAGCGGGTTTAGCTGTTGGTTCCTCCGTATGCATAACATCCATTTTAGCTGg ACCTATCTCGGGCGGTTCGATGAACCCGGCGCGGACGATTGGACCAGCGATCGCGAGCAGGAGATTCGATTCGATTTGGGTTTACGTGATCGGCCCGGTTTTGGGCACTTTGCTAGGCTCCGTATCCTACGAGTTTATAAGGCTGAATGAGAGGCCCACGAAGGCCCAATTTAATAGCGACTGCCGGCTGCCCTCCCTCAAGCTTCGACGCTTGCAGAGCCAAGAAAAGGCCAACGATACTTATTGTGATAATATTTAG